The following proteins are co-located in the Fructilactobacillus carniphilus genome:
- the nrdE gene encoding class 1b ribonucleoside-diphosphate reductase subunit alpha yields MSLKDHTDASYFRLNNEINIPTKDGRIRLDKDQEALEAFLAENVAPNLMQFNSLQERFDYLIDHDYVEEAFLKQYSLTFIEKLYDYLNSQDFHFHSFMAAYKFYAQYALKTDDGNQYLERYIDRTAMNALYLANGDQELALALADELIHQRFQPATPTFLNAGKKRRGEFVSCFLIQSTDDMNSIGRTINSALQLSKIGGGVGINLNNLRAAGDPIKHIQGAASGVMPVMKLLEDSFSYSNQLGQRQGAGVVYLSVFHPDIIDFLAVKKENADEKIRVNTLSLGVTVPDKFYELAAENKDMALFSPYDVEQEYGVPFSYVDITKEYDNLVNNDNIKKKYIKARDLETEIGKLQQESGYPYIINIDTANRENPIDGKIIMSNLCSEIMQVQTPSIINDEQQYEKLGTDVSCNLGSTNVVNLMQSPDFGKSIEAMVRALTFVTDISNINTVPSIRHGNDLSHSIGLGAMGLHSYFALHHMYYGSPESIEFTSIYFMLLNYWSLVASNRLARERGKTFHNFEKSKYADGSYFDKYTQQDWGPTSDRVKELFKDTFIPSPADWEELKLAVMRDGLYHQNRLAVAPNGSTSYIGDATASLAPIVSRIEERQEAKIGTIFYPAPYLSNDTIKYYESAYDVDMRKEIDIYAAAQQHVDQSLSMTMFMRSTIPEGMYEWKTGRDEKMSTRDLTILRNYAHHKGIKSIYYVRTFTDNNDTIGANECESCVI; encoded by the coding sequence ATGTCGCTCAAAGACCACACGGATGCCAGTTACTTTCGCTTAAACAACGAAATTAACATTCCGACCAAGGACGGCCGTATCCGGCTCGATAAAGATCAAGAGGCGCTCGAAGCTTTCTTAGCAGAAAACGTCGCACCTAACCTCATGCAATTTAACTCGTTACAAGAACGCTTTGACTACCTAATCGACCACGATTACGTAGAAGAAGCGTTTTTAAAACAATATTCTTTGACGTTCATTGAAAAACTTTACGACTACTTAAACAGTCAGGATTTCCACTTCCATTCCTTTATGGCTGCTTACAAGTTTTACGCTCAGTATGCTTTAAAGACGGATGACGGTAATCAATACCTCGAACGTTACATCGATCGGACGGCAATGAACGCCCTCTACCTGGCGAACGGCGATCAGGAACTGGCTCTCGCTTTAGCAGACGAATTAATTCATCAACGCTTCCAACCAGCTACCCCGACCTTCTTAAACGCCGGGAAAAAGCGCCGGGGCGAATTCGTCTCCTGTTTTTTAATCCAATCCACTGATGACATGAACAGCATTGGTCGGACGATTAACTCGGCTCTCCAGCTCTCCAAAATTGGGGGCGGGGTCGGCATTAACCTCAACAACCTGCGGGCCGCTGGCGATCCCATCAAACACATCCAGGGAGCCGCTAGTGGTGTGATGCCGGTCATGAAACTGTTGGAAGATAGCTTTAGCTACTCGAACCAACTAGGTCAACGACAAGGAGCCGGAGTCGTGTACCTGAGCGTCTTTCACCCAGACATCATCGACTTTCTGGCCGTGAAAAAGGAAAACGCGGACGAAAAAATTCGGGTTAATACCCTGTCTTTAGGGGTGACCGTCCCCGATAAGTTCTACGAACTGGCTGCCGAAAACAAGGACATGGCCCTATTTAGCCCCTACGACGTCGAACAAGAATACGGCGTGCCGTTCTCCTACGTGGACATCACTAAGGAATACGACAACCTGGTCAATAATGACAACATTAAAAAGAAGTACATTAAGGCGCGGGACCTGGAAACTGAGATTGGTAAGTTGCAACAAGAATCTGGTTATCCCTACATCATTAACATTGACACGGCTAACCGCGAGAACCCCATCGACGGCAAAATCATCATGAGTAACCTGTGTTCTGAAATCATGCAGGTCCAAACGCCGTCCATCATTAACGACGAACAACAGTACGAAAAACTCGGAACCGACGTCTCCTGTAACTTGGGTTCCACAAACGTTGTGAACCTGATGCAGTCCCCGGACTTTGGTAAATCAATTGAAGCCATGGTCCGGGCCCTCACATTTGTGACGGACATCAGTAACATCAACACCGTGCCCTCGATTCGCCACGGTAATGACCTCAGCCACTCGATTGGGCTGGGAGCGATGGGCTTACATTCCTACTTTGCCCTCCACCACATGTACTACGGTTCCCCCGAATCAATCGAGTTTACCAGCATCTACTTCATGCTCTTAAACTACTGGAGTTTAGTCGCTTCTAACCGGTTAGCTCGCGAACGAGGCAAAACCTTCCACAACTTTGAGAAGAGTAAGTATGCTGACGGCAGTTACTTTGATAAGTACACCCAACAAGATTGGGGACCCACTTCTGACCGGGTTAAAGAATTATTTAAGGATACTTTTATTCCGAGTCCAGCAGACTGGGAAGAACTGAAACTGGCCGTAATGCGGGATGGCTTGTACCACCAAAACCGCTTGGCCGTCGCCCCCAACGGATCGACGTCCTACATTGGGGATGCCACCGCTAGTTTGGCGCCCATCGTGAGCCGAATTGAGGAACGGCAGGAAGCGAAGATTGGAACCATCTTCTATCCCGCTCCCTACCTGTCTAACGACACCATCAAGTACTACGAATCGGCCTACGACGTTGACATGCGCAAGGAAATCGACATTTACGCGGCAGCTCAACAACACGTTGACCAAAGCCTTAGTATGACCATGTTCATGCGGTCCACGATTCCGGAAGGCATGTACGAGTGGAAAACCGGACGGGACGAAAAAATGTCGACCCGGGATCTCACGATTCTGCGGAACTACGCCCACCACAAGGGAATTAAGTCGATTTACTACGTCCGGACGTTTACCGATAACAACGATACCATCGGGGCCAACGAGTGTGAAAGCTGTGTAATTTAG
- a CDS encoding L-lactate dehydrogenase: MTRKIGVIGMGHVGSTVAHYIVANGFADDLVLIDKNEAKVTADAIDFREAMPNLPFHTNITVNDYAALKDADVIISALGNIRLNDGANEDRFSELAYNSEQVKEVAPRIRDSGFNGIIIAITNPVDVITQLYQQITGLPKKHVIGTGTLLDSARMKRAVAEKLGIDSRSVTGYNLGEHGNSQFTAWSTVRALDQPLTELAETKGLDLAALDNEARHGGYAVFKGKGYTNYGVATAAVRLANVVLSDAKTVLPVSNYRSEYDVYLSHPVIVGRDGVVADVPLQLTDEELEKLQNSADFIKENYEKYKN, from the coding sequence ATGACACGAAAAATTGGAGTAATTGGGATGGGACACGTTGGTTCTACGGTAGCCCACTACATCGTGGCCAACGGGTTTGCGGATGATCTGGTCCTAATCGATAAGAACGAGGCCAAGGTTACGGCGGATGCGATTGATTTTCGCGAAGCCATGCCCAACTTGCCGTTTCACACCAACATTACGGTGAACGACTATGCGGCTTTAAAGGATGCGGACGTCATTATTTCCGCTCTGGGAAACATTCGCTTAAACGACGGAGCCAACGAAGATCGGTTCTCCGAATTAGCTTATAACAGTGAGCAGGTCAAAGAAGTGGCCCCGCGGATTCGGGATTCCGGCTTTAACGGTATCATCATTGCGATTACCAATCCGGTGGACGTGATTACCCAGTTGTACCAACAAATCACGGGCTTACCAAAGAAACACGTGATTGGAACGGGAACCTTATTGGATTCCGCTCGGATGAAGCGCGCGGTTGCCGAAAAGCTTGGCATCGATTCGCGGTCCGTGACGGGTTATAACCTGGGTGAACACGGAAACTCCCAGTTTACCGCTTGGTCAACGGTGCGCGCTTTAGACCAACCGCTGACGGAACTGGCAGAAACTAAGGGACTTGATTTGGCTGCCTTGGATAACGAAGCTCGGCACGGTGGTTACGCGGTCTTCAAGGGGAAAGGTTACACCAACTATGGAGTAGCGACGGCGGCCGTTCGATTAGCAAACGTGGTCTTGTCAGACGCCAAAACCGTCTTGCCAGTGTCGAACTATCGTTCCGAATACGACGTCTACCTGTCTCATCCAGTGATTGTCGGGCGTGACGGTGTGGTTGCTGACGTGCCGTTGCAATTGACGGATGAAGAACTGGAAAAGCTCCAAAATTCGGCGGATTTCATCAAGGAAAACTACGAAAAGTATAAAAATTAG
- the nrdH gene encoding glutaredoxin-like protein NrdH, which produces MNQITVYTKNNCIQCKMTKRFLTEHNVDFTEKNTSENPALIPYLKEQGFQAVPVVESEVLEAFGGFRPDQLKRLVEQLATV; this is translated from the coding sequence ATGAACCAGATTACCGTTTACACTAAAAACAACTGCATCCAATGCAAAATGACCAAGCGTTTTTTAACCGAACACAACGTGGATTTTACTGAAAAGAACACCAGTGAAAACCCAGCCTTAATTCCCTACTTAAAGGAGCAAGGTTTTCAAGCCGTTCCCGTGGTGGAATCAGAAGTATTAGAGGCTTTTGGTGGTTTTCGGCCCGACCAACTGAAACGCTTAGTTGAACAATTAGCAACTGTATAA
- a CDS encoding class I SAM-dependent methyltransferase: protein MSDFYYTPNPDVIHDEKEWDFTIEGQTLHFISDNGVFSKRTVDYGSRVLIENVNLTDLPAGPILDLGCGYGPIGLFLAKEYPDRQFELVDVNQRALALAERNAAVNGISNVTVATSDVYAGVGEQQFAAVVTNPPVRAGKDVVDAMITGAATHLRPNGRLLVVLQKKQGAPSAKRLMQATFGNAEVIKRDKGYYVLASVQHS, encoded by the coding sequence GTGAGCGACTTTTATTATACACCGAATCCGGATGTGATTCACGACGAAAAAGAATGGGATTTTACAATCGAGGGGCAGACCCTCCATTTCATTTCAGACAACGGAGTGTTTTCTAAACGAACCGTGGACTACGGCTCCCGGGTTTTGATTGAGAACGTGAACCTTACTGATCTACCTGCCGGTCCAATCTTAGACTTAGGTTGTGGTTACGGTCCGATTGGGTTGTTTTTAGCTAAAGAATATCCAGACCGTCAGTTTGAGTTAGTGGATGTGAACCAACGAGCGCTGGCGCTCGCAGAACGCAACGCCGCGGTCAACGGGATTAGCAACGTTACCGTTGCGACTTCAGACGTGTATGCGGGGGTAGGCGAGCAGCAATTTGCCGCCGTGGTCACGAATCCCCCGGTTCGGGCTGGCAAAGACGTGGTGGACGCCATGATTACCGGGGCTGCCACTCATTTGCGTCCCAACGGCCGACTGTTGGTGGTGTTACAAAAGAAACAAGGGGCACCGTCAGCCAAGCGCTTGATGCAGGCAACCTTTGGGAACGCGGAAGTCATCAAACGCGATAAGGGTTACTACGTCTTAGCGAGCGTGCAGCACTCATGA
- a CDS encoding amino acid permease yields MQRKQHLAREISSGQILMISLGGVIGTGLFLSSGYTIHEAGPLGTILAYLLGAVIVYLVMLCLGELAVAMPETGSFHVYAQRYLGKSAGFVVAILYWLTWTIALGSEFTAAGLIMWHWFPGVPVWIWSSLLIVVIFLMNAFSVKWFAATEFWLASIKVIAIVAFILLGSGAILGLLPYHGVRHFIGLTNFTKNGWFPNGFEGVFTTMLTVNFAFSGTELIGITAGEAQHPERSIPKAIRTTLGRLVIFFVGSMVVMSALLPYQQAGVTESPFVTILSAIGLPWAGNLMNFVVLTAIISAANSGLYASTRMLWSLANQGVISPIFQRTTKREIPIYALLTSMVGGILALLSAVYAAGTVYLVLVSISGLAVVFVWMAIALSEIRFRAQLSKQEAQQLAFRTPGYPWLPWLAFVLCFLSCILIWFDPNQRIALEVTLPFVLICYGGYELKEWFQKRRKQHATN; encoded by the coding sequence GTGCAACGCAAACAACATTTAGCTCGCGAGATTTCTTCAGGACAGATTCTGATGATTTCTTTAGGTGGGGTGATTGGAACCGGACTGTTTCTAAGTTCGGGCTATACGATTCACGAAGCGGGACCACTGGGGACCATTTTAGCGTATTTATTAGGAGCAGTGATTGTGTACCTAGTCATGCTGTGCCTGGGTGAATTAGCGGTGGCCATGCCAGAGACGGGCTCCTTTCACGTCTATGCCCAACGTTACTTGGGCAAAAGTGCGGGCTTTGTGGTGGCCATTTTATACTGGCTAACCTGGACCATTGCGCTGGGATCGGAATTTACGGCGGCTGGCCTGATTATGTGGCACTGGTTTCCAGGGGTCCCAGTCTGGATCTGGAGTAGCTTATTGATCGTCGTCATCTTCTTAATGAACGCTTTTTCGGTGAAATGGTTTGCTGCTACCGAGTTTTGGCTAGCCAGCATCAAGGTGATTGCAATTGTAGCGTTTATCCTGTTGGGCAGTGGCGCCATCTTGGGATTGCTACCGTACCACGGTGTTCGCCATTTCATTGGGCTGACCAACTTTACCAAGAATGGTTGGTTCCCGAACGGATTTGAGGGCGTCTTTACCACTATGTTGACCGTTAACTTTGCCTTTTCAGGGACCGAGCTCATTGGGATTACCGCTGGCGAAGCCCAGCATCCGGAACGCTCGATTCCCAAGGCAATCAGAACCACGTTGGGACGACTGGTGATCTTCTTTGTCGGCAGTATGGTGGTCATGAGTGCCTTGCTGCCGTACCAACAAGCGGGCGTGACCGAGAGCCCATTTGTCACCATTCTCTCGGCCATTGGTTTACCATGGGCCGGCAATTTGATGAACTTCGTGGTATTAACCGCCATTATTTCGGCGGCCAATTCCGGGTTGTACGCCTCGACACGGATGCTGTGGTCGCTGGCCAATCAAGGAGTGATTTCTCCCATCTTTCAGCGAACCACCAAACGAGAGATTCCCATCTACGCTTTGTTAACCAGCATGGTGGGAGGGATTCTCGCCTTATTGTCGGCCGTGTACGCTGCCGGAACGGTCTACCTGGTGTTGGTTTCCATTTCGGGGCTCGCAGTGGTCTTTGTCTGGATGGCAATTGCGTTGTCAGAAATTCGGTTTCGGGCGCAATTGTCAAAGCAGGAGGCGCAGCAGTTAGCCTTTCGGACCCCGGGTTATCCCTGGTTACCCTGGCTGGCCTTTGTACTATGCTTTTTATCATGCATCCTGATTTGGTTTGATCCGAACCAACGGATTGCTTTAGAAGTTACGCTTCCCTTCGTCCTAATCTGTTATGGTGGTTATGAACTAAAGGAATGGTTTCAAAAGAGGAGGAAACAACATGCCACAAACTAA
- the mmuM gene encoding homocysteine S-methyltransferase, with the protein MPQTNPITASLETPVVLDGAMGTELEKRGVKTNDALWSANALLTDPDAIYDVHASYFRAGAEIAITDTYQANVTAFAKVGIEKEAALDLIRRGVQLAQQARDDVKPEGLVAGCVGPYGAYLADGSEYTGDYQLSPAEYEAFHTEKIQTLVDAGVDLLSVDTIPNFAEVQALTTILAQQPHLVPTWISLSIKDPYHLSDGTPLDVVTEWLDHSQAVSGIGINCMPFENVLPALKLMRQVTQKPLVVYPNPGDIYDPETKTWTPVEHPQTFADVVPDWLAAGANIIGGCCRTTPAEIEQIAKLLKK; encoded by the coding sequence ATGCCACAAACTAATCCAATTACAGCTAGCTTAGAAACGCCTGTTGTGCTAGACGGCGCAATGGGAACGGAACTGGAAAAACGCGGAGTTAAAACCAACGATGCGTTATGGTCTGCCAACGCACTGCTGACGGATCCGGATGCGATCTATGACGTCCATGCCAGTTACTTCCGGGCAGGGGCAGAGATTGCCATCACTGATACGTATCAAGCTAATGTGACCGCCTTTGCAAAAGTCGGCATTGAAAAAGAAGCAGCGCTGGACTTGATTCGCCGGGGGGTTCAATTAGCTCAACAAGCGCGCGATGACGTCAAACCGGAGGGTCTCGTGGCCGGCTGCGTGGGACCGTATGGGGCTTATCTAGCGGATGGTTCCGAATACACGGGAGACTACCAGTTAAGTCCTGCTGAATACGAAGCCTTTCACACGGAAAAGATTCAAACGTTGGTGGACGCTGGGGTAGATTTACTGTCGGTTGATACGATTCCCAACTTTGCGGAGGTCCAGGCCTTAACTACGATTCTGGCGCAGCAACCTCATTTAGTCCCGACTTGGATTAGTTTAAGTATCAAGGATCCTTATCATCTTAGTGATGGAACGCCGTTAGACGTGGTTACAGAGTGGCTGGATCATTCACAGGCGGTCAGTGGGATTGGAATCAACTGCATGCCTTTTGAGAACGTTTTGCCAGCGTTGAAATTAATGAGGCAAGTCACGCAGAAGCCGTTGGTTGTTTATCCCAATCCGGGTGATATTTATGATCCAGAAACCAAAACCTGGACTCCGGTCGAACACCCCCAGACCTTTGCCGACGTAGTGCCGGATTGGTTGGCTGCGGGTGCGAACATTATTGGCGGTTGTTGCCGGACTACGCCAGCGGAGATCGAACAAATTGCAAAATTATTAAAAAAATAA
- the solA gene encoding N-methyl-L-tryptophan oxidase, whose translation MRKIYDLAIIGTGSVGAAAGYYASQAGLNVLELDAHVPPHDSGSHHGQTRLIRHAYGEGHQYVPLVLAAQQLWDELGTQSHQSIFHQTGILSVAQPTSAFLTELEASAREFQIPLESLTNTEIHQRYPNWNFAAEYRGLFEPTGGYLESETAITAYLDLARKNDVQQEFNQPVHQLRQLANGDLAITTPQQTYQAHQVAVTTGTWVKELLPDLPIQSVRKVFNWFKTTDERLTEAAGFPGFTVELTNGDTYYGFPGIEGTIKIGRHNGGQPIDHPDERTPFGSYEQDYHEIDPLLDHHLTGTAGLDHGGACSYDLTLDQDFIIDYLPDNRNVQIVTGLSGHGFKFASVLGQIIANRAAEKSTNFDLTPFQLNRF comes from the coding sequence ATGCGTAAGATTTACGACTTAGCCATCATCGGGACCGGGTCGGTAGGTGCCGCCGCTGGTTATTACGCTAGCCAAGCGGGGCTCAACGTCCTCGAACTCGATGCCCACGTTCCCCCGCACGACTCCGGATCTCATCACGGCCAAACCCGTTTGATTCGGCATGCCTACGGAGAAGGTCATCAGTACGTGCCCTTGGTATTAGCCGCCCAACAACTTTGGGACGAACTGGGCACCCAGTCACACCAATCCATCTTTCACCAAACCGGGATTCTGAGCGTTGCGCAACCCACTTCGGCGTTTCTGACAGAACTCGAAGCCAGCGCCCGGGAATTTCAAATTCCCCTGGAATCACTCACAAACACTGAAATTCACCAGCGGTATCCCAACTGGAACTTTGCCGCAGAATACCGGGGACTATTTGAACCCACCGGTGGTTACTTGGAATCAGAAACCGCCATTACCGCTTATCTGGATCTGGCTCGCAAGAATGACGTCCAACAGGAATTCAACCAACCGGTGCACCAACTGCGGCAGTTAGCCAACGGTGATTTAGCAATTACGACGCCCCAGCAAACCTATCAGGCCCATCAGGTAGCGGTCACCACGGGAACCTGGGTCAAAGAATTACTCCCCGATTTACCAATTCAATCAGTCCGCAAGGTCTTTAACTGGTTTAAGACCACGGATGAGCGCTTAACCGAAGCTGCGGGCTTTCCAGGCTTTACCGTCGAGTTAACCAATGGCGATACTTACTATGGCTTCCCGGGTATCGAAGGAACGATTAAAATCGGCCGCCACAACGGGGGCCAACCAATTGACCATCCCGATGAGCGAACTCCCTTTGGAAGCTATGAACAGGATTACCATGAAATTGACCCGTTATTGGACCACCATCTGACAGGCACTGCCGGCCTAGATCACGGTGGTGCTTGTAGCTATGATTTAACGCTCGACCAGGACTTCATCATTGACTACCTGCCGGACAATCGCAACGTCCAAATCGTAACCGGATTAAGTGGCCACGGCTTTAAGTTTGCCAGCGTGTTGGGCCAGATTATTGCTAACCGAGCAGCGGAAAAATCGACTAACTTTGATCTCACTCCCTTTCAACTCAATCGTTTCTAA
- the tadA gene encoding tRNA adenosine(34) deaminase TadA, which yields MMTEDERYMGQALAEARFAAQIGEIPIGAVIVKDHQVIGTGHNLREHTKLATQHAELIAIEEACLAVQSWRLTGCTLYVTIEPCLMCAGAIVNARVDRVVYGAANPKAGAGESLYQALTDERQNHQVELVTGCRAVEAGAVMQAFFRDKRQRRKKRKQGLDK from the coding sequence ATGATGACGGAGGACGAACGCTACATGGGCCAGGCACTGGCGGAAGCGCGCTTTGCGGCCCAAATCGGCGAAATTCCCATTGGAGCCGTGATTGTCAAGGACCACCAAGTCATTGGAACCGGCCATAACCTGCGCGAACATACGAAGTTAGCCACCCAGCACGCGGAACTGATTGCGATTGAGGAGGCTTGTCTAGCGGTGCAAAGTTGGCGGCTAACCGGCTGTACTTTGTACGTCACGATTGAACCCTGCCTGATGTGCGCCGGAGCAATTGTGAACGCCCGGGTTGACCGGGTGGTTTACGGGGCAGCTAATCCGAAAGCCGGGGCGGGGGAAAGTTTGTACCAAGCTCTGACGGACGAACGCCAAAATCACCAAGTGGAACTAGTGACCGGCTGCCGGGCTGTGGAAGCTGGGGCCGTGATGCAGGCTTTTTTTCGCGACAAACGCCAGCGCCGGAAAAAACGAAAGCAAGGGCTGGACAAGTAG
- the dnaX gene encoding DNA polymerase III subunit gamma/tau, which yields MSYQALYRVWRPQRFDEIVGQRVITKTLKNALITDQISHAYLFSGPRGTGKTSTAKILAKAVNCQHLKDGEPCNECETCVAINQGALNDVIEIDAASNNGVEEIRNIRDKAKYAPTEATYKVYIIDEVHMLSTGAFNALLKTLEEPPTHVIFILATTEPHKIPATILSRLQRFDFKRISATDIEEQLTKILESKKVQFDDRAVKIIAKSAEGGMRDALSILDQALSYDPEQLTYDSALQVTGSVARDELQRYFEAVLAGDVSSGLQVVEATLADGKDASQFIEDLVDYCQNLLLYQQNEALVTADELGLLGDNFQKIAQEVDRRKIYQFVEIMNEVQQQLRFTYHPDLYLDILTVRLADAEAQPTTPAPPAEAAPPAGYQQLEERVAQLQQQLQTLQQQPAPATPASEQASSVKRAVPNSPKAPKPDVNGIFGILDAATKPALEQYRSNWGALLQLLSVTQRAVLHVARPVAASDAGVVIAFDYGFLYQKAGSDEQLMTALEQGLEQLLGQVPKVFFVPKEEWPTLRQEYLQQHPRGAQSETAEQPAEQSEPTTEEPKNVRRAKELFGDELVNVEDD from the coding sequence ATGAGTTATCAAGCTTTATACCGGGTCTGGCGGCCCCAACGCTTTGATGAAATCGTGGGGCAACGGGTCATTACGAAGACGTTAAAAAACGCTTTGATAACCGATCAGATTAGTCACGCTTATCTGTTTAGTGGACCCCGTGGAACGGGGAAAACTTCAACTGCGAAGATTTTGGCTAAGGCGGTTAACTGTCAGCATTTAAAAGACGGAGAGCCGTGTAACGAGTGTGAAACCTGCGTCGCCATCAATCAGGGTGCTTTAAACGATGTGATTGAAATTGACGCGGCCTCTAATAACGGGGTCGAAGAGATTCGTAACATCCGTGATAAGGCCAAGTATGCCCCCACGGAGGCAACGTATAAGGTTTACATCATTGACGAAGTGCACATGTTGTCGACCGGAGCCTTTAACGCGTTGTTAAAAACCCTGGAGGAACCGCCGACCCACGTGATCTTTATCCTGGCCACGACGGAACCCCATAAGATTCCGGCAACCATCCTGTCCCGGTTGCAGCGCTTTGATTTCAAACGCATTAGTGCGACGGACATCGAGGAACAGCTCACAAAGATTTTGGAGAGTAAAAAGGTTCAATTCGATGACCGCGCGGTGAAAATCATTGCTAAGAGCGCCGAAGGGGGAATGCGGGATGCCTTGAGTATTCTGGATCAAGCTCTTTCGTATGATCCGGAGCAGTTGACTTATGACAGTGCCCTCCAAGTGACGGGGAGCGTTGCCCGTGATGAGCTCCAGCGCTACTTTGAAGCTGTACTAGCGGGGGACGTGAGCAGTGGACTCCAGGTCGTAGAAGCCACTTTAGCGGATGGCAAAGACGCCAGTCAGTTTATTGAAGACCTGGTGGATTACTGCCAAAACTTGTTGCTGTACCAACAAAATGAAGCCCTGGTAACGGCTGACGAGTTAGGCCTGCTGGGCGATAACTTCCAAAAGATTGCGCAGGAAGTCGACCGGCGCAAAATCTACCAGTTCGTAGAGATTATGAACGAGGTGCAACAACAGCTGCGGTTTACCTATCATCCGGACCTCTATCTGGACATTTTAACCGTTCGGTTGGCGGATGCAGAAGCGCAACCAACGACGCCGGCACCTCCGGCAGAAGCTGCGCCTCCTGCCGGATACCAGCAGCTAGAAGAGCGAGTGGCCCAGTTACAACAGCAACTGCAGACGTTACAGCAACAGCCAGCCCCTGCGACGCCAGCATCGGAGCAAGCGTCATCTGTTAAACGGGCGGTTCCGAATAGTCCCAAGGCTCCTAAGCCCGATGTAAATGGCATCTTTGGCATCTTGGATGCGGCGACTAAGCCGGCCTTGGAACAATATCGTAGCAACTGGGGCGCGTTGTTACAGTTACTGAGCGTTACCCAGCGGGCCGTATTACACGTGGCCCGACCGGTAGCGGCCAGTGATGCGGGCGTCGTGATTGCCTTTGACTACGGCTTTTTATACCAAAAAGCCGGAAGTGATGAACAACTAATGACAGCGCTTGAGCAAGGCTTAGAACAGTTGCTGGGTCAGGTTCCTAAAGTCTTTTTTGTGCCGAAAGAAGAATGGCCGACGCTCCGGCAGGAGTACCTACAGCAGCATCCGCGTGGAGCGCAATCAGAAACAGCTGAGCAACCAGCGGAACAATCTGAACCAACGACGGAAGAACCAAAGAACGTCCGTCGCGCCAAAGAACTCTTTGGCGATGAGTTAGTGAACGTTGAAGATGATTAA